The Candidatus Palibaumannia cicadellinicola region ATGTCAGGATACAGAGATAAATATTAAGCGTGGGGATAAACAAGAATTTGATAAATGGCGCTGGGTTAGTTGTTGGTATCCAGTTAGTAAAGTTGTTTTCTTTAAGCGAGATGTATACCGTATAGTTATGAAAGAATTCAATAATATTATTATATTATCGAATAGATATTAACCAATTCTATCATAGCCACCAACATTATGCTTATATAATATATATAAGTTATCATATATTTATAAAACGTAATTTACTAATATAGTATTAGATTAATGGTGGTTGTAGTCAATGATATCAAAATATTTAAATTTTCCTCAATTAGACCCAGTTATTTTTTCCTTAGGTCCATTCTCTCTGCATTGGTATGGTATTATGTATATAATTGGTTTTTTATTTGCTATGTTTATGGCAATGCGCTCCATCAAAAAACCAGGTAGCTATTTGATAAAAACTGAAGTAGAAAACTTGTTATACCTATGCTTTTTAGGGTTATTTATCGGCGGTAGAATAGGTTACGTATTGTTTTACAATTTAGAAATGTGGCTGGATAATCCTATATATTTATTTAAAGTATGGGATGGTGGCATGTCATTTCATGGTGGTCTAATTGGCGTTATTACTGTAATTTTCTTGTTTACACACAGTACTAAACGTAATTTTTTTCAAGTGTCTGATTTTATAGCACCACTAGTACCATTCGGACTAGGTGTTGGCCGTTTAGGTAATTTTATTAATGGCGAGTTATGGGGAAGAGTAACAACAGATACTAGATGGGCAATGTTATTTCCAGGATCTATAGATGCAGATAAAAATCTATTAATACATAATATTAATAATCCACAATTGCAGTTAATTTTTGATAAATATGGGATGTTACCTCGTCATCCGTCACAGCTATATGAAATGATACTTGAAGGTATAGTATTATTTATAATACTTCATTGGTTTAGCTATAAGCCACGTCCAATAGGTAGTATATCTGGTTTATTTTTAATTTGTTATGGTATATTACGTATAATAGTAGAATTTTTTCGCCAGCCTGATGCTCAATTAGGATTATTATATAATATAATTAGTATGGGACAAATTCTTTCAATACCAATGATTTTTGCAGGAATAATTATTTTTTTATGGTCCTATTATCGCCTGACTTAGTTAGTATTTATGTTTAATAATTATGAAACAGTATCTAGATTTAATGCGCCTAGTTCGCACAAATGGACAATTTAAAGAAGATCGTACTAATACTGGTACATTATCTATTTTTGGTTATCAAATGCGCTTTAATCTTAACAATGGTTTTCCTTTAATTACTACTAAAAAATGCCATATAAGTTCAATAATACATGAATTATTATGGTTTATTAATGGAGATACTAATGTTAGTTATCTTAGAAAAAATAAAGTAACTATTTGGGACGAATGGACAAATGATAACGGTGATCTTGGTCCTATTTATGGACGTCAGTGGCGTGCATGGGGTACAGCAGATGGACAATACATTGATCAATTAAGTAAGGTAATCAATCAATTAAAATATAATCCAAATTCTCGTCGTATTGTTGTTTCTGCTTGGAATGTTGGAGAAATAGATAAAATGGCTTTAGCACCATGCCATGTTTTGTTTCAATTTTATGTTGCTAATGGTGTGTTATCATGTCAGCTTTATCAACGTTCCTGCGATATTTTTCTCGGTCTACCATTTAATATATCTAGTTATGCATTACTAATACATATGTTAGCGCAACAGTGCGATTTACAGCTTGGAGAGTTTATATGGACAGGGGGAGATATTCATTTGTACTGCAATCATCTTAATCAAACAGATCTACAACTAACACGTAATCCTAGATTATTACCGAAGTTAGTAATTAATAGACGCCCATCTTCACTATTTCAATATCAGTTTACGGATTTCGATTTAATTGGATATGATCCATATCCTGCTATTAAAGCACCAGTAGCAATATAACGAATCAGTATACTGGATATAAATTAAATATTGATTTTTATGTTAACTATTTATCATTCTAATAAACTAGACCTATTAAAGAATATTGCTGTTAGATTAATTTCTCAATGTAAGCTACCTGATCCATTACAGCAAGAATTAATATTAGTAAATAGCTATTGTATGGCACAGTGGATACAGATGGAATTAGCTTGTTCTTTCGATATTGCAGCTAATATTAATTTTTATTTACCTGCCAATTTTATCTGGAAAATTTATAACTGCTTGTTACCAGATTTTAATATAGAGAAACTATTATCTAAGTCAGCAATGACTTGGAGAATTATGAAAATAATGCAGCGTTTGTACAATACATCTGATTTTAATCTCATTAGAGAGTCTATAAAAGAGGATATAGATAAGCGTAAACAGTTTCATTTTGCTATAAGTGTAGCAGATTTATTTGACCAATATTTGATTTTTCGCCCAGACTGGTTAGAAATATGGCTGCATGGTAAGCAACTGGTTAATTTAGGTGATCATCAACGCTGGCAAGCTAAGTTATGGCAAGCTTTAATAGAAGATATATTTTCTACAAAAACAAAATTTTTACATTTTGATAATTTATATCAAAGTTTACTTAAAACTATTCAAAATAGTGACGCACGACGACGTCTTATAGGATTACCAGAAAGAATATTTATTTTTGGTCTTCCTTCGCTACCACCGCTATATATGAAAATAATAAATTTATTAGGTAACTATATAGACATACATTTAATGTTTATTAATCCATATCGTAACGATAGGATAAAAATAGACAGTAATACATGCCTTAAATTAAACAACCAAATAGAACCTAATATAGGTAATCCTCTATTAAAATCTTGGGGAAAATTAGGTAGAGATACTATATCTATTTTTTCTAAGCTAAAAAACGTGCATAATGTAGAAGATTTTTTAGAATTCTCCTCTGGAGAGGAATGCCTACTTAGTGTAGTACAAAGAGATATATTAGAAGACTATAGTCTTCTAAATAATAAAAAAAGATTGCTACAGCCAAAAGATAGATCTATTAGTATACATGTTTGCCATAGCCCCCAACGTGAAATAGAAGTATTGCACGATAATCTACTTTATATGATAGCAGAAAATAAAGATATTTCCCCGCGAGAAGTAATTGTTATGGTTGCTGATATTGATATTTATGCTCCTGCTATTAATGCTGTTTTCGGCAATGCAACAGAAGAACGTTATTTACCTTTTTCTATCTATGATTACAGAGTGAAAAATTTTCATCCTGTATTAAAAGTATTTCTAAGTTTACTTAAATTACCATTTAGCAGATGTACCTCTGAAGAAATTTTAGCTCTACTAGATATTCCTGCTCTAGCAGCTCGTTTCTCTATGAGTAAAAAAAATATTAATTTACTTGGTCAATGGATAGCAGAATCTGGTATTCGTTGGGGGCTAGATGACGATATGTTAAGCGATTTAATGTTCCCAGCAGCTACTGGTCAGCAGCATACTTGGCAGTTTGGTTTACATCGTATGCTATTAGGCTATGCAATGGATAAAAATAGTGGAACGTGGCAAGACATTTTACCTTATAATGAATCCAGCGGATTAATTGCTGAATTGATAGGTAAGTTAGCCGAACTATTAGTAGTATTACGCCGTTGGCGTAATTACTTGATTCAATCTCGTCCGCTTAATCAATGGCTAACCAGCGCAAGCGATATAATTAATGATTTTTTTATCTCTACCATTGATATAGAGACAGAAGCAGCTTTGACATTAGTAGTAAATCATTGGCAGCAGATGCTGCAGTTTAGTTTAGAATCAAATTATGACGAACCAGTATCTATTATTTTGTTGCATGATGAATTAACTATGCGTCTAGCTCAAGAGGGGATAAGTAAAAGTTTTTTTTTAGGAAAAATTAACTTTTGTACTATGATGCCAATGCGTTCTATTCCTTTCAAAATAGTTTGCCTATTAGGCATGAACGATGGTGTATATCCGCATACTACAATATTTCCGGTTAGTTTTGATTTAATAGCGCAGCATCCGCGACTAGGCGATAGTAATAGGCGTGATGAAGACAGATATATATTTCTTGAAGCACTGTTATCAGCTAAATATTACTTTTATATCAGTTTTATTGGCACAAAAATCCAAGATAATAGTTCTTGTTATCCATCTGTACTAGTTAGTGAACTGACTAATTATATTACACAAAGCTTTTATCTTTCTGGAGACGAACAACTGAAAGAACAAACTATAGTTAGAAATATACGTAATTACTTATGGCAATTGCATAGTCGTATGCCTTTTGCACCAGAAAATTTTATTACTGATAGCGAAAATCAGAGTTACTCTAAGGAATGGTTTTTAGCTGCTAAAGCAGCTGCTAACGTAGCTAATGCTAATAATCACTACCAAAAGCCGCAATATGCTTTTATTAGTTCACTATCTAGTATGCAAGAAGAGATAATAGTATTAGATGATTTAAAAAATTTTTACAAACATACAGTACGAACTTTTTTTCAGAAAAGGCTAGCTATTTGGTTAGATCAAGAGCAGCAATATATTATTCCTGACACTGAACCTTTTCAGATCACAGATCTTAATAATTTTAATATTAAAGAAAAAATATTAAATACACTGATTGAGAAAAACAATATAGAAATTATATACCAACAAGTACGTACTGCAGGTATGCTGTCTTATGGTGCTTTTGGCAAAATATACTGGAAAAAAGAATGTAATAGCATGATGAAGCTAGCAGCTAATATCAGATTATTTATCTTACCTAAATTTTTTAGCCAGGAAGTAAAATTAACTATTGGTAAAACTGACCTGATAGGATGGCTACCAAGAGTACAAAATAATGGTCTGCTTCGCTGGCGTCCAAGTGCAATTTATATTAATGATGGTTTACAACTATGGATAGAGCATCTTGCTTATTGCGCGATTGGTGGACATGGTGATAGCCGATTGTTTGGTACAAATGGTTATTGGCATTTCTCAGTACTGTCAGAAGAAGAAGCAAAAAATTATTTACTTACGTTAGTTAACGGTTATTGGCAAGGAATGTCAGAGCCCTTGTTGTTGCTGAATCGTTCAGGTGGAGCGTGGTTAAATCACTGTTTTAACAGAAATACTAATAATATAGATTGGAATAAACAGATTCAACAAGAAGCTAAGGATAAAATGATCCAGTCTTGGAAAGGAGATAAATTTTTTTATGGGGAAAAAAGAGATCCTTATTTGCAACTACTAATACGTAAATTAAATAAAGAGCATATAACGGCAATTATTCAGGCTGCAGAGTCTTATTTTATGCCAATATTAAAGCATAATAATATAGCATCCTATTTTTGACATGTAGGTAGGGTATTTTGACTAATAAAACCTATATATATATATTATAACTAATATATATATATTATAACTAAACCGTACTAACAGGAACATAAATGATTTGAGTATTAGATATAATATTATTAATCCAATTACTTTGCCACTTAAAAAAAATTGCTTAATTGAAGCTTCTGCTGGTACCGGAAAAACATATACTTTAGTAGTAATTTATCTAAGGTTACTACTAGGTCTAGGTCAAACCTGTGACTATTATCGTCCACTAAAAGTAACAGAAATTCTATTGGTAACATTTACTGAGACTACTACTAAAGAACTACGTAGTCGTATCCGTGATAATATTTATCGTTTACGTATATCATGTTATTGTGGTCACAGCGATGATCCATTGCTAGCAGCTTTGCTGAGTCAAATTACTAATTTAAAATTAGCTTTTAATCAATTACTAATGGCAGAACAACAAATAGATGAGGCCGCGATATTTACCATTCATGGTTTTTGCCAAAGAATGATAAATCATAGCTCAATACAATCTGGATTAATTTTTCAGCCAACATTATTAACAGATGAATTAAATTTGCTTAAGCAAGTCAGTGCGGATTTTTGGCGTCGTTATTTTTATCAATTACCAGAAAATGTTGCGCTAATAGTTCAAAAACATTGGACAAATCCTGATAATTTGTTAGCTGAACTATTACCTTACCTTTATAGCGAAGCTATAATTATATGTAGTCATCCACGAGAGAAAAATGAATCTATTATTGATCGTTATATACGTATTATTGATAATATTGATGCATTTAAACAACAGTGGTGCGCAATTGAACAAGATTTACTACCTATTATATTAAATATAAATTTAATTCATTTGCTTAAATTAGGATATAGCAATAAAAATATATTGTACTCGTGGAAAAAAATTAGCTTATGGGCAGCTAGTAGACCAACGGTAGATGATGAAATACCTAAAGAGCTAGAACTAATCAAATATGTTGTTATACAAGCAAGTAATATTATGCAAAAACACGAGTTGCAACATAATTTACTTTATAAAGCTATAGAAAATTTATTCCTTAATCCATTATCTCTAAGAGAATTTATTGTAATATTAGCTATTGAAGAGATAAGAAAATATTTAGCACAAGAAAAACAAATTAGAAATGAGATAGGATTTAACGATCTACTCATACGATTTGATAGTATTCTAACTAGTAATATTGGTAACACTGTAGCAAAGTATGTACGCAGTAAATATCC contains the following coding sequences:
- the lgt gene encoding prolipoprotein diacylglyceryl transferase, with translation MISKYLNFPQLDPVIFSLGPFSLHWYGIMYIIGFLFAMFMAMRSIKKPGSYLIKTEVENLLYLCFLGLFIGGRIGYVLFYNLEMWLDNPIYLFKVWDGGMSFHGGLIGVITVIFLFTHSTKRNFFQVSDFIAPLVPFGLGVGRLGNFINGELWGRVTTDTRWAMLFPGSIDADKNLLIHNINNPQLQLIFDKYGMLPRHPSQLYEMILEGIVLFIILHWFSYKPRPIGSISGLFLICYGILRIIVEFFRQPDAQLGLLYNIISMGQILSIPMIFAGIIIFLWSYYRLT
- the thyA gene encoding thymidylate synthase, translating into MKQYLDLMRLVRTNGQFKEDRTNTGTLSIFGYQMRFNLNNGFPLITTKKCHISSIIHELLWFINGDTNVSYLRKNKVTIWDEWTNDNGDLGPIYGRQWRAWGTADGQYIDQLSKVINQLKYNPNSRRIVVSAWNVGEIDKMALAPCHVLFQFYVANGVLSCQLYQRSCDIFLGLPFNISSYALLIHMLAQQCDLQLGEFIWTGGDIHLYCNHLNQTDLQLTRNPRLLPKLVINRRPSSLFQYQFTDFDLIGYDPYPAIKAPVAI
- the recC gene encoding exodeoxyribonuclease V subunit gamma, producing the protein MLTIYHSNKLDLLKNIAVRLISQCKLPDPLQQELILVNSYCMAQWIQMELACSFDIAANINFYLPANFIWKIYNCLLPDFNIEKLLSKSAMTWRIMKIMQRLYNTSDFNLIRESIKEDIDKRKQFHFAISVADLFDQYLIFRPDWLEIWLHGKQLVNLGDHQRWQAKLWQALIEDIFSTKTKFLHFDNLYQSLLKTIQNSDARRRLIGLPERIFIFGLPSLPPLYMKIINLLGNYIDIHLMFINPYRNDRIKIDSNTCLKLNNQIEPNIGNPLLKSWGKLGRDTISIFSKLKNVHNVEDFLEFSSGEECLLSVVQRDILEDYSLLNNKKRLLQPKDRSISIHVCHSPQREIEVLHDNLLYMIAENKDISPREVIVMVADIDIYAPAINAVFGNATEERYLPFSIYDYRVKNFHPVLKVFLSLLKLPFSRCTSEEILALLDIPALAARFSMSKKNINLLGQWIAESGIRWGLDDDMLSDLMFPAATGQQHTWQFGLHRMLLGYAMDKNSGTWQDILPYNESSGLIAELIGKLAELLVVLRRWRNYLIQSRPLNQWLTSASDIINDFFISTIDIETEAALTLVVNHWQQMLQFSLESNYDEPVSIILLHDELTMRLAQEGISKSFFLGKINFCTMMPMRSIPFKIVCLLGMNDGVYPHTTIFPVSFDLIAQHPRLGDSNRRDEDRYIFLEALLSAKYYFYISFIGTKIQDNSSCYPSVLVSELTNYITQSFYLSGDEQLKEQTIVRNIRNYLWQLHSRMPFAPENFITDSENQSYSKEWFLAAKAAANVANANNHYQKPQYAFISSLSSMQEEIIVLDDLKNFYKHTVRTFFQKRLAIWLDQEQQYIIPDTEPFQITDLNNFNIKEKILNTLIEKNNIEIIYQQVRTAGMLSYGAFGKIYWKKECNSMMKLAANIRLFILPKFFSQEVKLTIGKTDLIGWLPRVQNNGLLRWRPSAIYINDGLQLWIEHLAYCAIGGHGDSRLFGTNGYWHFSVLSEEEAKNYLLTLVNGYWQGMSEPLLLLNRSGGAWLNHCFNRNTNNIDWNKQIQQEAKDKMIQSWKGDKFFYGEKRDPYLQLLIRKLNKEHITAIIQAAESYFMPILKHNNIASYF